From Bacillota bacterium, the proteins below share one genomic window:
- a CDS encoding tetratricopeptide repeat protein: MKVNITIALVLMCISTLQPTGGTDPFVLPYAFVSLNLQQDTSTDPDSLLRQAYAIKSQGKREEARPLFEKLMQDYPRTTVGVEARWMVAYYRLNDRQFDEAQRLFQQVADDPLAKPDIAAEALLQTGFVYLSRFWAQPPVSGEERYKLLESAKTRLLQIARNLSARTDEVGRTAAAYALLGVGEACSYQGDPFGAEKHYRTIVSMKEGVSPVVLAQAWYGLGVSLYRQRRYGEALEAFEVVKQFGESGEGMVLRALALGNALPERAWLWQGAIWAHLGYPDRSVAALEQGVNRPERLAGKRNSLLLAQARRSLEGMRQVLARRQEQERKMAEAKRLAQQLELAPMTAASSSQVPLPEK; encoded by the coding sequence ATGAAAGTAAACATCACCATAGCACTGGTGTTGATGTGTATTTCTACTCTCCAGCCAACGGGGGGTACAGATCCCTTCGTTTTGCCGTATGCCTTCGTTAGCCTGAACCTTCAGCAAGATACCTCTACCGACCCCGACAGCCTGCTCCGACAAGCGTATGCCATTAAAAGCCAGGGTAAACGGGAAGAGGCACGTCCGCTGTTTGAGAAGTTGATGCAGGACTACCCACGCACAACAGTAGGAGTGGAGGCGCGCTGGATGGTCGCCTACTATCGCCTCAACGACAGGCAGTTCGACGAGGCGCAGAGGCTGTTCCAACAGGTGGCGGATGATCCTCTGGCTAAGCCCGACATCGCAGCGGAGGCGTTACTGCAGACAGGCTTTGTGTATCTCTCCCGTTTTTGGGCACAGCCGCCTGTGTCAGGTGAGGAACGGTACAAGCTGCTGGAGTCGGCAAAGACGCGGCTGCTGCAGATTGCCCGGAACCTTTCCGCGCGCACGGACGAGGTGGGGCGCACCGCAGCGGCCTACGCGTTGCTGGGAGTAGGGGAAGCGTGTTCGTACCAGGGTGACCCGTTTGGTGCGGAGAAGCATTACCGCACCATCGTATCTATGAAGGAAGGCGTTTCGCCTGTCGTACTGGCGCAGGCTTGGTATGGGTTGGGCGTCAGCCTGTACCGGCAACGGCGGTATGGTGAAGCGCTGGAGGCCTTCGAGGTGGTGAAACAGTTTGGCGAGTCGGGCGAGGGGATGGTGCTTCGCGCGCTGGCTTTGGGCAATGCGTTGCCGGAGCGGGCGTGGCTGTGGCAGGGGGCGATTTGGGCACATCTGGGCTACCCAGACCGCTCTGTCGCGGCCCTGGAGCAAGGGGTGAACCGTCCCGAGCGTCTGGCGGGGAAGCGCAACTCGTTGCTTCTGGCTCAGGCACGAAGGTCTCTGGAGGGAATGCGTCAGGTGCTGGCACGCCGTCAGGAACAAGAGCGAAAGATGGCGGAGGCAAAGCGTTTGGCACAGCAGCTGGAGCTTGCGCCCATGACAGCAGCCTCCTCTTCGCAAGTTCCATTACCTGAGAAGTAA
- the radA gene encoding DNA repair protein RadA, with protein sequence MPKSSSRFVCQQCGYESPKWMGRCPECGAWDSLVEEVVTPLPKRSAERKAPLGAAQPVRLAEVSAEDVPRLSTGITELDRVLGGGIVPGSLVLLGGDPGVGKSTLLTQVADLLSHERVVLYVSGEESAHQIKLRAKRLSVTGVNLFVLSETSLEAILAQIDHLQPALVVVDSVQTTQTNQLESAPGTVAQVRACGVALQRVAKEQGVAVFLVGHVTKEGALAGPKALEHLVDTVLTFEGDPHLNYRILRATKNRFGSTDEVALFEMREQGLVAVQNPSEWLLSERPTHSPGSVVTAIMEGTRPLLVEIQALVTHSYLSQPRRQVTGLDYNRVNMVLAVLEKRAGMRLSDKDVFVNAAGGITVREPAADLAVALAVVSSLKDKPLPPDMVVFGEIGLAGEVRSVVHTEQRVREAARLGFSRVLLARRDAKLLRARGVEITLDGTYTVRDAVGVVEG encoded by the coding sequence ATGCCTAAATCGTCCTCCCGCTTCGTCTGCCAGCAGTGCGGATATGAGTCGCCCAAATGGATGGGTCGCTGCCCAGAGTGTGGCGCGTGGGACAGTCTGGTGGAAGAGGTCGTGACTCCCCTTCCCAAGCGAAGTGCCGAGCGCAAGGCGCCACTGGGCGCGGCGCAACCCGTTCGGCTCGCGGAGGTATCAGCAGAAGATGTGCCCCGCCTGTCGACAGGCATCACGGAGCTGGATCGAGTGCTGGGCGGAGGGATTGTGCCCGGTTCTCTTGTGCTGCTGGGCGGCGACCCAGGTGTGGGCAAGTCCACCCTTCTCACGCAGGTGGCAGACCTCCTCAGCCACGAGCGTGTGGTGCTGTATGTGTCGGGCGAGGAGAGCGCGCACCAGATTAAACTGCGGGCGAAACGGCTGAGCGTGACGGGCGTCAACCTGTTCGTGCTGTCGGAAACCAGCCTAGAGGCGATACTGGCGCAGATCGACCACCTGCAGCCCGCGCTGGTCGTGGTGGACTCGGTGCAGACCACCCAAACGAACCAGCTGGAGAGTGCGCCGGGCACGGTGGCACAGGTGCGGGCGTGTGGGGTGGCGTTGCAGCGGGTGGCGAAGGAGCAGGGCGTTGCGGTGTTCCTCGTGGGGCATGTCACCAAAGAGGGCGCGCTGGCGGGACCGAAGGCACTGGAGCATCTGGTGGACACCGTACTGACCTTCGAGGGCGACCCCCATCTGAACTACCGTATCCTGCGCGCCACCAAGAACCGCTTTGGCAGCACCGACGAGGTCGCGCTGTTCGAGATGCGCGAGCAGGGGCTGGTGGCGGTGCAGAACCCCTCCGAATGGCTGTTGTCGGAGCGGCCGACGCACAGCCCAGGCTCGGTGGTGACCGCCATCATGGAGGGCACGCGCCCCCTGCTGGTGGAGATTCAGGCGCTGGTGACCCACTCGTACCTCAGCCAGCCGCGCCGACAGGTAACGGGTCTGGACTATAACCGCGTGAACATGGTGCTGGCGGTGCTGGAGAAGCGAGCAGGCATGCGCCTGAGTGACAAGGACGTGTTCGTCAACGCGGCGGGCGGCATCACTGTGCGCGAACCCGCTGCCGACTTAGCCGTCGCGCTGGCAGTGGTGAGCAGCCTGAAGGACAAGCCCCTTCCCCCCGATATGGTGGTGTTTGGCGAGATAGGGCTGGCGGGCGAGGTGCGCTCCGTGGTTCACACGGAGCAGCGCGTGCGCGAGGCGGCGCGTCTGGGCTTCTCGCGGGTACTGCTGGCGCGGCGCGACGCCAAACTGCTACGGGCACGGGGGGTGGAAATTACTCTGGACGGCACATACACCGTCCGCGATGCCGTGGGGGTGGTGGAGGGGTAG
- a CDS encoding acetylornithine transaminase, producing MEGESLLQELQTIDAQCIMSTYARQPVLFVKGCGARLWDASGRDYIDFLGGIAVDAVGHCHPRVVQAVQQQITRLIHVSNLFYTEPQFRLAQKLTAVAGMDKVFFCNSGAEANECALKIARKWGKRKEPPAIEIVAVEGAFHGRLFGTLSVTAQAKYQKPYEPLVPGVRVVPRNDVPALREAITPSTCAVILEPIQGESGVHPLSVEFLHAARERCNEVGALLIFDEVQTGMGRTGAWFLWQQLGIAPDVLTSAKALGGGLPIGACMARGEAADVLEKGDHGSTFAGGPVVAAAALATIEAIEAEGMLHNASTMGDYLRQQIASWRETLPVTEIRGAGMMIGFDLDVPVARAVVGKALQEGVVVNATGENTIRLLPPLNLSREEADEGLHRLKTAIENAVKETSHA from the coding sequence ATGGAGGGAGAGAGTCTTCTACAAGAGTTACAGACTATTGATGCGCAATGCATCATGTCCACCTACGCGCGGCAGCCGGTGCTGTTCGTGAAGGGCTGCGGGGCGCGACTGTGGGATGCGAGCGGCAGGGATTACATCGACTTTTTGGGAGGTATCGCCGTTGACGCGGTGGGGCACTGCCATCCGCGCGTGGTGCAGGCGGTGCAGCAGCAGATAACGCGACTGATTCACGTCAGCAACCTGTTCTACACCGAGCCGCAGTTCCGTTTGGCGCAGAAGTTAACCGCCGTGGCGGGTATGGACAAAGTGTTCTTCTGCAACAGCGGCGCGGAGGCGAACGAGTGCGCACTCAAAATCGCGCGCAAGTGGGGCAAGCGCAAGGAACCGCCTGCCATCGAGATTGTGGCAGTGGAGGGAGCGTTCCACGGACGGCTTTTTGGCACGCTGTCGGTGACGGCACAGGCAAAGTATCAGAAGCCCTATGAGCCGCTGGTGCCCGGTGTGCGCGTGGTGCCGCGCAACGATGTGCCTGCCCTGCGCGAAGCCATTACTCCCAGCACCTGCGCCGTTATTCTGGAGCCAATTCAGGGCGAAAGCGGTGTGCATCCGCTAAGCGTTGAGTTCCTCCACGCGGCGCGCGAACGCTGCAACGAGGTGGGTGCGTTGCTCATCTTCGACGAGGTGCAGACCGGTATGGGGCGCACGGGCGCGTGGTTTCTGTGGCAACAACTGGGTATCGCGCCCGACGTCCTGACTTCCGCCAAGGCGCTGGGCGGCGGGTTGCCTATCGGGGCGTGCATGGCGCGGGGCGAGGCGGCAGACGTGCTGGAGAAAGGCGACCACGGCTCCACCTTCGCGGGCGGTCCGGTGGTCGCTGCCGCCGCTCTCGCGACCATCGAAGCCATTGAGGCGGAGGGTATGCTGCACAACGCAAGCACGATGGGCGACTATCTCCGCCAACAGATTGCCTCATGGCGCGAGACTCTGCCAGTTACCGAAATACGCGGTGCAGGCATGATGATTGGCTTTGACCTCGACGTGCCTGTCGCCAGAGCGGTGGTGGGCAAGGCGCTACAAGAGGGCGTGGTGGTGAACGCCACCGGTGAGAACACCATCCGCCTGTTGCCCCCGCTGAACTTGTCGCGCGAGGAGGCAGACGAGGGGTTACACCGACTGAAGACGGCGATTGAAAACGCGGTAAAGGAAACCAGCCATGCCTAA
- a CDS encoding Uma2 family endonuclease gives MVQTLEQPKTVPIPRRRFTREEYYRLAEIGFFQGERVELIEGEIVKMSPISPLHGEVVTLLAERLWQLFGEGYRVRVQLPLSLGDSEPEPDIAVVPGKVGDYVHAHPTTALLVVEVAQTSLEYDREVKAPLYARAGIPEYWIVNLDGHCIEVYRDPAPMGEGYGYRSRRIYMMGEPIAPLQKPESAVKVDELLLP, from the coding sequence ATGGTTCAAACGTTGGAGCAACCGAAAACCGTTCCCATCCCGCGCCGTCGGTTCACGCGCGAGGAGTACTACCGCCTGGCAGAGATAGGATTCTTTCAGGGGGAACGGGTCGAGCTCATTGAGGGAGAGATTGTGAAGATGTCACCCATCAGTCCGTTGCATGGGGAGGTCGTGACTCTGCTGGCGGAGCGACTTTGGCAACTGTTTGGGGAGGGCTACCGCGTGCGGGTGCAACTGCCGCTCTCTTTGGGCGATAGCGAACCCGAACCAGACATCGCCGTCGTGCCGGGCAAGGTAGGCGACTACGTTCACGCGCACCCGACGACCGCCCTGCTGGTAGTGGAGGTGGCGCAGACGTCACTGGAGTATGACCGCGAGGTAAAAGCCCCCCTGTACGCGCGGGCAGGCATCCCCGAATACTGGATTGTGAATCTGGATGGACACTGCATCGAAGTCTACCGTGACCCCGCGCCGATGGGCGAGGGCTATGGCTACCGTTCGCGACGGATTTACATGATGGGCGAGCCGATAGCCCCTTTGCAGAAGCCGGAAAGCGCGGTAAAGGTAGATGAACTACTCCTCCCCTGA
- the purL gene encoding phosphoribosylformylglycinamidine synthase subunit PurL, protein MIDPKVYRDMGLSDQEYQRIVELLGREPTYTELGMFAVMWSEHCGYKYSRPILRRFREYRQAMEGGALENAGVVDIGDGWGIVMKVESHNHPSAVEPFQGAATGVGGILRDIFTMGARPIALLDSLRFGPLDNARNRYLFTHVVGGISWYGNCVGVPTVAGEVYFHRCYSGNPLVNAMAVGLVRIDKIARARAEGVGNPVLYVGSSTGRDGIHGATFASEELTEDSEAKRPNVQMGDPFAEKLLIEATLEALATGDVVGIQDMGAAGLTCSTSETAFKGGTGMEIDVLKVPRREEGMTPYEVMLSESQERMLCIVKKGREEAVASIFRKWGLNAVVIGQVTDDGILRVKEGEQIAAEFPAAFLTDACPTYTLKAEEPAYIARVREFNPLHLPEPEDLNRVLLGLLASPSIASKRWVYEQYDHMVQTQTAYLPGGDAAVLRLRGTGGKGIALKIDGNGRYCYLDPFVGGMHTVAECARNISCTGAKPLAVTDCLNFANPERPEIFWQFERAVDGIATACEVLETPVISGNVSFYNETPDGAVFPTPTIGMVGLLEDATLHCKASFRRAGDRVVLLIPEGWRDPLQGLGGSEYLAVVHDIEAGAPPALDIDAEKQLQACVREAIAQRLLHSAHDCSDGGLAVALAECCLPVLGQVNGGEGLGADIAITTEDRTDAALFGETASRIIVSLPQANLPRLREIAQTHGIEARELGTVTAEHVLRIAVNGRERICIPIDDLLDAYEGAIPRLLQLEGGA, encoded by the coding sequence ATGATAGACCCGAAAGTGTACCGCGACATGGGCTTGAGCGACCAGGAGTACCAGCGCATTGTGGAACTGCTGGGACGGGAGCCCACCTACACCGAGCTGGGCATGTTCGCCGTGATGTGGTCAGAGCATTGCGGCTATAAATATTCGCGCCCCATCCTGCGCCGATTCCGAGAGTACCGCCAGGCAATGGAGGGCGGCGCACTGGAGAACGCGGGCGTGGTGGACATCGGCGACGGCTGGGGCATCGTGATGAAGGTGGAGAGCCATAACCATCCGTCAGCGGTAGAACCCTTTCAGGGCGCAGCGACGGGGGTAGGGGGCATCCTGCGCGATATTTTCACGATGGGCGCACGCCCGATTGCCCTGCTGGACAGCCTGCGCTTCGGCCCGCTGGACAACGCCCGCAACAGGTACCTCTTCACCCACGTGGTGGGGGGCATCTCGTGGTATGGCAATTGCGTGGGCGTGCCGACCGTTGCTGGAGAGGTCTATTTCCACAGATGTTATTCGGGCAACCCGCTGGTCAATGCAATGGCGGTGGGTCTTGTGCGCATCGACAAGATTGCACGGGCGCGCGCGGAAGGAGTGGGCAATCCAGTGCTTTACGTCGGTTCCAGTACCGGACGCGACGGTATCCATGGCGCGACCTTTGCCAGTGAGGAGCTGACTGAGGACTCGGAGGCGAAACGCCCCAACGTGCAGATGGGCGACCCCTTCGCCGAGAAACTGCTCATCGAAGCCACGCTGGAAGCGCTGGCAACCGGCGACGTCGTGGGCATTCAGGACATGGGCGCAGCGGGATTGACCTGCTCCACCAGCGAGACCGCCTTCAAGGGCGGTACGGGCATGGAGATCGACGTGCTGAAAGTGCCTCGCCGAGAGGAGGGGATGACTCCCTACGAGGTGATGCTCTCCGAGTCGCAGGAGCGGATGCTGTGTATTGTCAAAAAGGGGCGTGAGGAGGCAGTTGCCAGCATCTTCCGCAAGTGGGGGTTAAACGCCGTTGTCATCGGGCAGGTGACAGACGATGGCATCCTGCGCGTGAAGGAAGGCGAGCAAATCGCCGCCGAGTTCCCTGCCGCCTTCCTGACCGACGCCTGCCCGACCTACACGCTGAAGGCGGAAGAGCCAGCGTACATCGCCCGTGTGCGCGAGTTCAACCCCCTGCACCTGCCCGAACCCGAAGACTTGAACCGCGTGTTGCTGGGGCTGCTGGCATCGCCGTCTATCGCCAGCAAGCGATGGGTATACGAGCAATACGACCATATGGTGCAAACGCAAACCGCCTACCTGCCGGGCGGCGATGCGGCGGTGCTGCGCCTGCGCGGGACAGGAGGCAAGGGTATCGCCCTGAAAATCGACGGGAACGGACGTTACTGTTATCTGGACCCCTTCGTGGGCGGGATGCACACCGTTGCCGAATGCGCGCGCAATATCTCCTGCACGGGTGCGAAACCGCTGGCGGTGACCGACTGCCTGAACTTCGCCAACCCCGAGCGTCCCGAAATCTTCTGGCAGTTCGAGCGGGCAGTGGACGGCATCGCTACCGCCTGCGAGGTGCTGGAGACGCCCGTCATTTCCGGCAACGTCTCCTTCTACAACGAGACGCCGGATGGCGCGGTGTTTCCTACCCCCACCATCGGCATGGTAGGTCTGCTGGAGGACGCGACGCTACACTGCAAGGCGAGTTTCCGACGGGCAGGCGATCGGGTAGTTCTGCTCATCCCTGAAGGCTGGCGTGACCCGCTGCAGGGGCTGGGCGGCAGTGAGTATCTGGCGGTGGTGCATGACATCGAGGCGGGTGCGCCGCCTGCGCTGGACATTGATGCAGAGAAGCAACTGCAAGCCTGCGTGCGCGAGGCGATTGCGCAGCGGCTGCTGCACAGCGCGCATGACTGCTCTGACGGCGGTCTGGCGGTGGCGCTGGCGGAGTGCTGTCTGCCCGTGCTGGGCCAGGTGAACGGTGGAGAAGGGCTAGGGGCAGACATCGCCATAACTACCGAGGATCGCACCGACGCCGCGCTGTTTGGCGAGACCGCTTCGCGCATCATCGTGTCGCTACCGCAAGCTAACCTGCCGCGCCTGCGGGAGATTGCCCAGACACACGGCATCGAGGCGCGTGAATTGGGCACGGTAACTGCGGAGCATGTTCTTCGCATCGCAGTGAACGGACGAGAGCGTATCTGCATACCGATAGACGACCTTCTGGATGCCTACGAAGGAGCCATTCCGCGCCTGCTGCAGCTGGAGGGAGGCGCGTGA
- a CDS encoding nucleotidyltransferase domain-containing protein, which translates to MPIDITTLPETVQRVLAEVQQHPKVVAIFLFGSWARGEQMPISDVDIAVLLDNPDKRDEADIGSMYSPTVDLVLFHRLPVRIQFQVLKEGQPLFVRDEEKLIETTFQLMRQYHEMEWMYRRYYEEILR; encoded by the coding sequence ATGCCGATAGACATCACGACCCTGCCTGAAACCGTGCAGCGCGTCCTTGCCGAGGTGCAGCAGCACCCGAAAGTGGTGGCTATCTTCCTGTTCGGCTCGTGGGCGCGTGGCGAGCAGATGCCCATCTCCGACGTCGACATCGCCGTGCTGCTCGATAACCCCGATAAGCGCGACGAAGCGGACATCGGCAGCATGTACTCTCCCACCGTTGACCTTGTGCTTTTCCATCGGTTGCCAGTGCGCATTCAGTTTCAGGTTCTGAAAGAGGGGCAGCCGCTGTTCGTGCGGGATGAGGAGAAGCTCATCGAGACCACCTTTCAGTTGATGCGTCAGTATCACGAGATGGAGTGGATGTACCGCCGCTATTATGAGGAGATACTGCGATGA
- a CDS encoding tagaturonate epimerase family protein, whose protein sequence is MNTDWSRVAEFVEKHDIRFYPRSVRQGEGFEVAFAKQDSHGFVVSVSPLPTPEPADAVLLEDVYLYPLDWHNYLALGDLLDLRPSVCTKPRSFGTGDRLGMVTAAHLQALRSHDVFPVLAQQSPRELVRTGRDFRDVILSAVSGVLESGYTGRFGADADHIKHEQQLRQAIEAGYTMYTIDVSDRMRDVTQLTQPEIADKARALSPLSQSIIRDHANMTLRTENGFRYTLQAERLVQSAITFEDAVQQVVRFYEVLKKHLAAFDLEVSIDESARVTTLEDHLYVVEYLQRSDVRLWSLAPRFPGEFQKGIDFVGDLQELEKAFALHAALCQQLKGYRLSLHSGSDKFSIYRLFCEATGGNFHVKTSGTSWLQAVQLIAQTDPTLFTELYRFCLLHLEESKQAYQVSLSAGQLPPMPPSDLGDFLARPSVRQLFHISYGVLLEEAGREIRSLLHAHEQEHYRLVAEHIERHLQALQSVR, encoded by the coding sequence GTGAATACAGACTGGAGCAGGGTCGCCGAGTTCGTAGAAAAACATGACATTCGCTTCTATCCCCGCTCGGTTCGGCAAGGAGAGGGGTTCGAAGTCGCTTTTGCAAAACAGGACTCGCACGGATTTGTAGTCAGTGTGTCGCCCCTACCCACGCCTGAGCCTGCTGACGCAGTGCTTCTGGAGGATGTGTATCTCTATCCGCTGGACTGGCACAACTATCTTGCATTAGGTGACCTGCTCGATCTGCGTCCCAGCGTTTGCACGAAGCCTCGTTCCTTCGGCACGGGTGACCGCTTGGGCATGGTCACGGCAGCGCACCTGCAAGCGTTGAGAAGCCATGATGTGTTCCCTGTGCTTGCCCAGCAGTCACCGCGGGAGCTGGTGCGCACCGGGCGTGATTTCCGTGACGTGATTTTAAGCGCGGTCAGCGGCGTGCTGGAATCTGGATACACTGGCAGATTCGGGGCGGATGCCGACCACATCAAGCATGAACAACAGCTGCGGCAGGCGATCGAGGCAGGCTATACAATGTACACTATCGACGTCAGCGACCGCATGCGCGATGTGACCCAGCTCACCCAGCCGGAAATTGCGGACAAGGCTCGCGCGCTATCACCGCTGAGCCAGAGCATCATCCGCGACCATGCGAACATGACTCTTCGTACCGAGAATGGGTTCCGTTACACGTTGCAGGCAGAGCGGCTGGTGCAGTCTGCCATCACCTTCGAGGATGCGGTGCAACAGGTGGTTCGTTTCTACGAAGTGCTGAAGAAGCATCTTGCCGCGTTTGACCTCGAGGTCTCTATCGATGAGAGCGCGCGGGTGACCACGCTGGAAGACCATCTGTACGTAGTAGAGTATCTCCAGCGAAGTGACGTGCGGTTGTGGAGTTTGGCGCCCCGCTTCCCCGGCGAGTTCCAGAAAGGAATAGACTTCGTGGGCGACCTGCAGGAGCTGGAGAAGGCGTTTGCCCTTCATGCCGCACTTTGTCAGCAGCTGAAGGGTTATCGTCTCAGCCTGCATTCCGGCAGCGATAAGTTCAGCATTTATCGCCTCTTCTGTGAGGCAACAGGCGGCAACTTTCATGTGAAGACCTCTGGTACCAGCTGGCTGCAGGCAGTGCAGCTCATCGCACAGACCGACCCCACGCTTTTTACCGAGCTGTACCGTTTCTGTCTGTTGCATCTGGAGGAGAGCAAGCAAGCCTATCAGGTCTCCCTGTCTGCCGGGCAACTTCCACCGATGCCCCCGTCGGATTTGGGAGACTTTCTTGCGAGACCGTCGGTGCGTCAGCTATTCCACATCTCTTACGGCGTTTTGCTGGAAGAGGCGGGTAGGGAGATACGGAGCCTGCTCCATGCGCACGAGCAGGAACATTATCGTCTCGTGGCGGAACATATCGAGCGACACCTGCAAGCGCTGCAGTCGGTGAGGTGA
- a CDS encoding hydroxyacid dehydrogenase, which yields MNLRIAIVNSSSFGKYFPEHLERLSGLGEVARFDFPVNIDGKSLADALRGYNVIIASVKPYFTREFFEHKDELLLLARHGIGVDNVDLNAARARGVVVTKVTPWVEREAVAELAVTLLLDILRMTHEARHAVYESRWAERARFVGWEIQGKTVGIIGIGNIGSRVAEILRNGFGANTIAYDPYLHPDTILARAAEPVGLDELLQRSDIISLNASLNEGNYHMLSHREFGLMKQGVFLANTARGELIDEDALVAALESGKVAAIGMDVVEGEPIDGNHRLLQYPNVLIVPHIAAYTRESLRLMGEKVVRDVESVARGEMPEDVVVP from the coding sequence TTGAACCTGCGTATCGCGATTGTCAACTCGAGCAGCTTCGGCAAGTACTTCCCGGAGCACCTGGAGCGGCTGAGCGGACTGGGAGAGGTTGCGCGCTTCGACTTTCCGGTCAACATCGACGGCAAATCGTTGGCGGACGCGCTGCGCGGATACAACGTGATTATCGCCAGCGTCAAACCCTACTTCACCCGCGAGTTTTTCGAACACAAAGACGAACTGTTGCTGCTCGCGCGGCACGGCATCGGCGTGGACAATGTAGACCTGAACGCGGCGCGTGCCAGAGGGGTAGTGGTCACCAAAGTAACACCGTGGGTGGAGCGGGAGGCGGTGGCGGAGCTGGCAGTGACCCTGTTACTGGACATCCTGCGCATGACGCACGAGGCGCGCCACGCGGTTTACGAGAGCCGCTGGGCAGAACGCGCCCGCTTCGTGGGCTGGGAAATCCAGGGCAAGACGGTGGGCATCATCGGCATCGGCAACATCGGCAGCCGGGTGGCGGAGATTTTGCGTAACGGCTTCGGCGCGAACACCATTGCTTATGACCCCTACCTGCATCCTGATACCATCCTTGCCCGCGCTGCGGAGCCGGTAGGGCTGGACGAGTTGCTACAGCGCTCCGACATCATCTCCCTCAACGCCTCGCTGAACGAGGGCAACTACCACATGCTGTCGCACCGCGAGTTCGGGCTGATGAAGCAGGGGGTGTTCCTCGCGAACACCGCGCGCGGCGAGTTGATCGACGAGGACGCGCTGGTCGCCGCCCTCGAGTCGGGGAAGGTGGCAGCCATTGGCATGGACGTGGTGGAGGGCGAGCCGATTGACGGCAACCACCGCCTGCTGCAGTATCCGAACGTGCTGATTGTGCCCCACATCGCCGCCTACACGCGCGAGTCGCTGCGCCTGATGGGCGAGAAGGTCGTGCGCGATGTGGAGAGCGTCGCCCGTGGCGAGATGCCGGAGGATGTGGTTGTTCCCTGA